TCAAACGTCCGATCATTCATGGAATGCTAGGTACAACTGTTTTTACGAAAGTGTTGGGTACCGAATTCCCAGGATTCGGATCAATTTATTTAAAACAAACCGTGGAATATTTAAGACCAATGTTTGTTGAAACGGATTACAAAGCGGTATTCACAATTAAAACAATTGATCCTGTAAAACACATCGCTGAAATATCAACAGAGATATTTGATGTTAATACAA
The nucleotide sequence above comes from Dyadobacter subterraneus. Encoded proteins:
- a CDS encoding MaoC family dehydratase → MNIEPVVGSAFEHAFRFTQEQVIQFAELTGDNNPIHLDADYAATTSFKRPIIHGMLGTTVFTKVLGTEFPGFGSIYLKQTVEYLRPMFVETDYKAVFTIKTIDPVKHIAEISTEIFDVNTKKVVTRGIATMINQEKF